The genomic segment AAGTAACTGTTCACGAGggattagagagagagaagggtgcTGATTTAATGACGAAATGATAAGCATACAGGCGTTTTGAAATTGCGAACCTTTGCTCAGGTGAAATAGGTGTTTTCGCACCTGAGTGAAGTACACACTCAAAGGAGGTAGATCTAGTGAATGAGGTATGTAGGCTGTAGTAAGCACGGTGACAGTGGAGATAATGAGCATAAAGTACTTACTGGTGTCATTGGACTGAAGTTTTATTTGACTTATGCACTATGAGACTCGCACCCTAACAGCTGGAGACTCCACTATCCGCTGCGCATGCGAGTCGCAAAATCACACAAGCAGAGAAGTTGTATCCTGTACAAATTTTGAGTGCATTTTTGCTGGAGGGAAACTGACACTGCCGGTCTGCTGTTGTGAGCGTCATTTCATTACCGCTCGGAGAAGCCTGCCACTGCAACGAAATCCAGTATCTCCAAGCCACTAACCGACGGGCGACCCAGGATTACAAAACAAGCTCAACATCTCCCCGGCCACCAGTTTGAGAGCTAACCAGAATAACGCAGAAGCTAAATAGCTAACCCGAAATGGCGACGGCAATATACTTGGAACATTATCTTGACAGTGAGTATCCAGGGATACATTGTATCAAtatcaacattttcaacatgttACGTCTGTTTGAGGTTTGTTTAGTTTGACTGTATCGAATACTTTTTCGCTGGGTggatgactgactgacagcagcacagtgcGTTAGCAAGTAGCCGTGAGGTCACAATCGTTAGCCCGCTGGCTATCTGATTAGCATCGCAATACAGCTTTTAGTGGGATAAAGTTAGGGAAACTTTCCACGTACGGTCTGAAAATATCTCCGAGGCTGGTGGAACCATTAGTTGGACTAATGCCACATATCAACAGAGTTAACCGTTTGTAGTTAGCGCGGGGTTGAGTGTTCTGTCACATTTATATAGCTAATAGTTAGGTAACTATTAGTGGTTATATAAGGTTGTTTATCACGTGAATATGTGGCTCAACTTTCTAAAACTGTGTCCATTGTAATCAGTATTGGCGTTTACTGTAGGATAGCAGACACCATGCATTTGCAACCTGTTGATAACCGCGTTTCCCGTAACCATTTACGCGCCGGGGCGGGGTGTGTAAAGTGCGTCACTTAATGTAGACGCTCAAACTGAGGGAGGACGATACTCCTCTTACTGTGGTCGGCTCCAGCTCGCCCACGTCTCTTTTTGTGCTAAATATAAAAGATGGTTTATTTTCTTAACGTCATATTCAGTGTTACTTTGCACAGACATCCCAAAGCAGTCTGTGCACCTCACTGTAAGGCACTTATAGAAAAATTTAACTGTTTTTCAATGTCGAATAATTTTTGTAAGAGGTATAGGAATATTCATCGTCTCAAATTGACATACATTTGGTATATGCACTACAACTCAGTTTTAGTTTGTTATTGGTGGCTAACAGCTTCcaatttaatcaaaatattCTCCCTCATAAGTCCtgatttcatgtatttattttgtttgaggCATTTCATTGCGTGTGTGGAAACTTAACTAAACacataacaaaaataatgaagtgGGCTACAGTAGAGGTTTGAAGGGGTTAAAGATCTGCAGAACTGGATGTTTTTGGTCACACAGTCCATTTAATTAACTGTTATTATCAAATAATTATTGCAGGTTTCACATAAAACataatcttaatcttaattGCAATCTCTTCTCTAGGTATTGAAAACCTACCATGTGAGCTTCAGAGAAATTTTACTTTAATGCGGGACCTGGACAACAGGACTGAAGGTAATAATTTAATCTCATTGGCCCTACACACACATGGTCGATTACCACTTGTATGATTTTTAGTTGTTCATATAGTTTGGTGATTTCATGgcacattattattatagtcattatttttattattgtggtTATTATTGACCTTTAAACTATCccaccatgcacacacagaaacaaagcatACCACCTAACATAATCTAATTTTCCTCCCGATTTTATATACAAAAACTGTCTTGTGTTATTTCAACAGTTTGTCCATTATGCTTTACATTTCTCTAAGTTAACATTTCCGCATGTCTGTCACTCATTGTTTTATCATGTTACCTCactccaaaaaagaaaagaaagaaacaaaagtatAGGCATGAGTAATAACATCAGCTAAGGGTCAGTCCCAGTAAAAGAGGATGAGTCAGAATGTACTGTATCAAACCCTGGACCTTGGCACACCTAAACTGTCAGTAATCACACCtgtatgtttcctgttttgacatgtcaaaatgtctgctgtggagggatacagtatgtgttagCTATAATGAGTGAGAACATCTGTGCAGGTGTTGGTTTTGCTGAGCCTTTAAGTATAGCACTCTTGTGTTGCACCTTTTTAAAGGCATTACGTTTCAGAGGTACATAACCAGGCTTTAAAGTACATCAGTATTGTTTTCCCAGCACTGTAATAGTCATGTTGTTGtgcagaaaagaaaggagagattGACAAACTGGCAGAAGAGTACATAGCGAATGTGAAGAACTTGGCCTCAGAACAGAGAGTGGAGCATCTGCAGAAGATCCAAAATGCCTACAGCAAGTGCAAAGAGTTCAGCGATGACAAAGTCCAGCTTGCAATGCAGACATATGAAATGGTAAGTCTGAAACAGACATACTGGTATTTGATCACAAGGTTTCACTATTATGTTAAGTACAAGCATTTTAAGTCACACAATGTATTGAATAGATTTTGTAAAGaatttttctaatttttaaatgaaaccataCACACAGTCAGTTTCTAATCATGAAATCCTTTTATCTCAGGTGGACAAACATATCCGCAGACTGGATGCAGATCTGGCACGGTTCGAGaatgagctaaaagagaaaCTGGAAGTGAGCGGCTACGAAAGTACAGAAGGAAGAGGACTCAAAAGTAAGTTGGGCTTTCATCACAAGACATTGCAAAACAGATGTATGCATGTTTACACATGTAAATATTTCTAATAGAAGGTGATTCCCGGGGGCTGAGAGAGAAACGTGGATCCAGGGGAAGGGGAAGGAAAGGTTCTGATGAGGATTCTcccagaaagaaaaagatgaaaaacaggtATTGCACTACACATTTTATCAGACATGAAAACCATataacactcacacacccagTGTTTATTCAGGTTGCCAGTAACTCACTAATTTCAACCCTAGTTTAATTATGTCTAATTTTAATCGTGCTCTATGTGTTATATTGGTCTTCCAGCCCAGACTTGAGTGACGCTCTCCTGCCTATGCAGCCGTCAGACGTTTTGGACATGCCAGTTGATCCCAATGAGCCTACATACTGCCTGTGCCATCAGGTGTCATATGGGGAGATGATTGGATGTGATAACCCAGATGTAggttttcaagttttttttgttactAAATTAAAtctcacacatttcttttttatgagAACCTGTTTAATAGCCTACTTTGaccagaaatgaaaaatactgacatCGTTTAcattctttgttttcagtgtccGATTGAGTGGTTTCACTTTGCTTGTGTTGATCTTGCCACAAAACCCAAAGGAAAATGGTAAGAATCCTTTAAAGTAGATAAAAGATGTTAACCTAGAGTTGTTCATAGAAACATATGGAATTGAATTGCTCGTGATATTAATGCAGATAAGTTCCTGATTGTCCTCTGCTGTCTTAACATcgttttccctcctctctctcaaacCTCCCAGGTTTTGTCCGAGATGCACCCAAGATAGGAAGAAGAAATGAGATTTCTTATTTTAAGGAAAAATGAACtaataatgtatgtatttttgatgtAGTTTAATAgtgtaatatatatatgtatttcaGTTCCTATCACTCTCCATAGAAATGGTGGGTCATACAGCTTTTTTTCAAGGCCTAATCCGGATTTGGAGTATAGCAACATTATCCCCCCTCTCCTGGCTTTACTTGTTTGTGCTATTGGATTTTAAGATGAATGTCTTTTTCCACTAGCTTTCAAATAATTAATTCACCTGAAGATTATTTGTGTAGTACTGGGAAAATTGGCCTGGGTTATGTAGTTTAAATTGTACAAATTATTGCCAATCAGAAAGTCTTTCTTCTCAagttatatactgtatatattgtcATTACTAACATACTCAGAAATCCTGGATTGTGGCTTTAGTATACTTGAAATATCAATTTTTTAAAGaactattttttaaacaaattaacaGCCTGCTGAGAATACAATTTTTAACAAACACCTAAATCCTTACCAAATAATGGTgaaaaaaggaattgtgtgTCAGATTTTCAGTTACTACCTCCTTGGGGAATACATCAGCACTGCATACATGACTGCAATTGATACCAGTGTaacaaattgtgttttgattAGCTTAAACCAAACAAGAAAAGCAATGTAAATTCATTCATCACTGATTTTCAAAAAGCCTGCGACATCTTTGAATGTATTGTGGTACTAatggtcagtcagtcagtgtcttTTGTCAACTGAATGAGGTATTTAAGCACTTTGAATGAAACTTTCCCCTGAAGAGGTTTGATACTGCAAGCTTTGTTTTATAGTATATCTCATCTAAAACTTGGCCATAGTACATTGCTTCAAACCATATATACATGTATGATATGAAACAATATTTtgtggacagttttttttttcctcccaaagATATATTTGTTGTATTGCTTACGCATTGGTGAACACCCAAATTTTATTTAATAGGATTTTAGCATCTTCTTTCATATTCAACTGTGAATATCACTCGTTTAGGTGTAAGCCACAAATAAAAGAGCCAAAGTCTTTGTATTTTGTAAAATTCAGTATTttataacaaataaatattcactATTACTCATGCATTATTTCTTTCATTGCAGTTTGAAAATGGAACATGTGATGTGTTTGAAATGACCACAGGACATTCACCCTCAAACATCAGTTGGGTTGTTTTCACCAGATGTACAAATCATTTACCCCTACTGATATTTAACCAAGTAGATGGTTGGTTTCATTTGACGGTGAGACTACTGTTTCTCCATTACTATAAAAACAAGTGGTATTTGATTTGTGCCACTTAGCATCATCAAATTAAGTTGAAGAatttcaacacttttttttttttacccaaaatAATATCCCAGTTACTTTTATAGAACACAGACCTCACTTATTTCACTGAGAACTGTGACAAAAGTATCTGTAGTACTTGAAAACCTTAGACCGTGAGGTCTGTGGATAATTCGAATAACCAAAACACTGATTATGGAGACTCTGTGTTCTAACTGTTATGAGGGCCATCTGCTCGATGTCATTGTTTTGGGGTTGAACAAacaaggaaaaggaaaacaaggaaaTCTCAAAATCAGTGAGATATGACCAGCAGTAGGCGGGAAGAAAACTGCCTTATTAATGTAAGGTTAAGCGGGTTTGGGAAAGGATAGGAGATCAGTTTTAAAATCCATCATCAGACTCGTCATCCCAGCTGCACTTCTCTTGGGTGGGCTTGCTGAAGTCCACTTCCAGGTCATAAACAAAGTCAAGATCGTTTTTGCGCCTGCGGTTCTTCTCAAACAGTTCGTCCATTTGCCCCTTCTTGCGAGCCAGCTCCTCGTCGTCCAGTTTGTTGAGGTCTTCGTCAGGGTCCAGGCGGAACGAGGCCAGGCTGTGCTCCAGGCTGAAGCCCTGCATGTGATCTCGCAGGATGATGAGAAGCTTCTCTAGCTGGCTCTGAGAAACACCTTCCAGGTAGTCCCTGTGCCGAGGGTTGTTCTTCAGTCTTTCAGCAGCCATTCTGTAGTCTGCAGGTTAACGAGAGAGGGCATCCGTAATTCAACTACTCCGTATAAGGAAAAGTTAccaaaaaaaggtaaataacTGTTCTGGAGGGGCTCTGCTGCTGAACCCTATTCCGCTCACTTTATGAGCATTGTACATATTACCACAACGCTCCCTATGTAAGTTCATTGTATTTTCCTAGAGGAATTTATGCTGTACATTCCCCCGTCCAGCTAGCGCGTTTTCCTGCTCAACAATTTGATCACACACAACTTTTTTGCGGGAATATGCATCATGAGCGTTTTATCAACTCAAATCAAAATGAACTGCATTCTGACTCTGACATCTTCTGACTTACTAAATGGTACCGTCAGATGGCTGTGGTTAGGGTACTGTAAGTAATTCGCAAAAGGATGGTCTTGCCTTACCAGAATACTTTGAGAAGTGTCGCACAGGTATTATTCTTTTTCGCATCTTCTTGGTTTCCGTGTGTTGATAAATTAAAACTATGGAAGGAGGGGAGAACTGTACTCCACATCGCTTTGCCTCGAAATTCATCTTCGGTATATGTCCTCAGCAAATGTAATTAGAGGTATAGtggtaaaataaaattaagccATAATAAGTGATAGTTTACATGGACAAATAGATCTGAAGTAAGAAATTCTCTAAGATTAGCGGCTTCGTTGCCTCGGTGCCTAACGTATGTCGATATCAAACCTTGCAGTATTCGCTGAAGCCTGCCTACATTTAGAGTAAATATTTGCATACAccattatttcatttatcatAGCCGTGAATATTAACCACCTCTT from the Lates calcarifer isolate ASB-BC8 linkage group LG17, TLL_Latcal_v3, whole genome shotgun sequence genome contains:
- the ing5a gene encoding inhibitor of growth protein 5a isoform X2, with protein sequence MATAIYLEHYLDSIENLPCELQRNFTLMRDLDNRTEEKKGEIDKLAEEYIANVKNLASEQRVEHLQKIQNAYSKCKEFSDDKVQLAMQTYEMVDKHIRRLDADLARFENELKEKLEVSGYESTEGRGLKKGDSRGLREKRGSRGRGRKGSDEDSPRKKKMKNSPDLSDALLPMQPSDVLDMPVDPNEPTYCLCHQVSYGEMIGCDNPDCPIEWFHFACVDLATKPKGKWFCPRCTQDRKKK
- the ing5a gene encoding inhibitor of growth protein 5a isoform X1, yielding MATAIYLEHYLDSIENLPCELQRNFTLMRDLDNRTEEKKGEIDKLAEEYIANVKNLASEQRVEHLQKIQNAYSKCKEFSDDKVQLAMQTYEMVDKHIRRLDADLARFENELKEKLEVSGYESTEGRGLKKGDSRGLREKRGSRGRGRKGSDEDSPRKKKMKNRSSSPDLSDALLPMQPSDVLDMPVDPNEPTYCLCHQVSYGEMIGCDNPDCPIEWFHFACVDLATKPKGKWFCPRCTQDRKKK
- the cep19 gene encoding centrosomal protein of 19 kDa, with protein sequence MNFEAKRCGVQFSPPSIVLIYQHTETKKMRKRIIPVRHFSKYSDYRMAAERLKNNPRHRDYLEGVSQSQLEKLLIILRDHMQGFSLEHSLASFRLDPDEDLNKLDDEELARKKGQMDELFEKNRRRKNDLDFVYDLEVDFSKPTQEKCSWDDESDDGF